The nucleotide sequence CCTATAGTGCAGAAGATAACGATCATTGATAGCAGTCCTATCGGATTACCAAACATTAAATCTAGCCAGAAAAGCATGTGTAAGTCCTTTTTCAAAATATTCTCTTTTTGTTAAATTAGCCTTGATTGGATTTGGGTGAACTGATCTCGATCAATAAAGTTAACGTAATTGTTGTTAAAATGTGCGTACAACATTAAATCTCTGATGAGTATTGAGTTTTACTTATTTATTGTTTAAGTCGAGAGTGAAATTAATCACTTTTTGAAGTGGTTAATGCTTGTTTGAAAATGATGCATTATGGATGTATTATCATCAAACGCTATCGGTTGAGTGTAAAAAGTGCTCAGTTGGTAAGTTTATGGCTTTTAGGGGCTTGCCATTATTAGCGGCAAAGGTATAATCGCCATCACTTACTGAGGTCCTCGGATGTCAATAAGGCTATTTAATGATGCCGGTGTGGTGGAATTGGTAGACACGACGGATTCAAAATCCGTTGCTTTCGAGCGTGACGGTTCAAGTCCGTCCTCCGGTACCAATAAAATAGAAAAGCCTGCCTTCGAGCAGGTTTTTTATATCTAAATTAAGGGCTTACGCCTATTCTTAGTCTATGGGGTTCCATAGGCATCTTGTGAAATCCAGACATTTATGTAACCCTCGATGTAACCCCAAATTGAGAGTTGAGCAGAATCGATGGCTAAGAAAGTAACCCCTCTTACTAATACTCAAGTCAAACAAGCTAAGCCTAAAGATAAAGAGTATTCTATCAATGATGGTGATGGTTTAGCGCTTCGAGTTCGACCTAATGGTGGTAAGTCTTGGTTTTTTACTTATGTTGTTCCTGTAACTAAAAAACGCTTTAAAATTAGTTTTGGTAGTTATCCTGATGTAACCCTAGCGCAAGCCAGAAGAAAAAGAGACGAGTCTAGAAGTTTAGTTGCTGCTGAAGTTGATCCTCAAAAACACAAAGCTTTGGCCGAGGCCAAAGAACGTAACGCCTTAGAAAACACCTTTCAAAGTATCTCAAATCGATGGTTGCTTCAAAAGCAAGAAACCAAGCAACAAAGTACATATTTGAAACGAGAACGTTTACTAGCTAAATACTTATTTCCCCAGTTTGCTCTTATTTAATGGCTATGATGTGTGACCAAATCGGTAACGTTATTTTTTTCGCCTTACTGTTTTCGGTTGAATGTTGATCTAAATCATCAGTTGTTAAGTTTGATAAATTATTAATTAGTCTCCTTGTTTTTTTCATGATAATGATATTTTGCGTTGTTGTGTTTAACATAAGGATATTGTTCACATGCGATATACATCTGTGCGTTACTTCTCCCTTTTAGCGTGTTTCAGCAGTTTTGTTGGTTACGCTTATGCTAATACTGTTCCATTAGCTGGTCAGTTCAAGGTCAATGAACAAGGGGCTGCAACATATACTTTACCCATTGAATCCCCAACTGCTAGAGGCGGACTACGCCCAGGAATTGCTTTAACTTATTCCTCTTCAGGTGGTGACGGGTATCTAGGCCAAGGCTGGAGTCTATCGGCCAGCTCAGTGATTTCACGTTGCCCTCAATCTTTTGCTCAAGACGGCCTACTAAAAGGCGTAAATTTATCCATGGATGATAAATTTTGCCTAGATGGTATGCGTTTGGTATTGGTGTCTGGCGTTTATGGTGAAGCAGATTCAGAGTATAGAAAAGAGATTGATGACGCATCGTTCATTACAGCGTTAGGGCAAACCTCTGGTGGCGGCCCCGCGGCTTTTCAGGTGGAGACCAAGGCTGGTGAAACCCATTACTTCGGTAATATCAGCGCACACAGCAATAAACAATTCAATAATGTAGATGGAAACAATATCACAGGTGATTCCGCTATCACCATTGATACTGAAAATGGTGAGGTAACCCGTCTATGGGCGCTCAAGGCCATTGAAGATAATGTGGGTAACTACATATCTTATCATTATACACAAACCGCCTCCGAACAAATGCTGTCAAGTATCGATTATGCTGGGCACAGTGACGGTACAGCTCCCTATGTGAGCGTGAAATTTCATTATATGACCAACCCTAAGCCTAAAAGTGGGTACGTCTATGGGGCTGAGTTCAGCTTAACCAAGTTATTAAATCGCATTGAAGTCGAACTCGACGGTCAGCATCAAAAATCCTATTTTCTAGATTACAGTACTTCAAACAAGGTAGAAGATAAAAACTTCATTGACAGTATTCAAGCTTGTGTCGATGTTGATAGGAATGACTGTACGCGTGCTATCGCATTTGACTGGACCCGTCGCCCGTTTAATAACTGGTCATTCACTCCATTTGTGGCAAGCGCTTCACACACTATGCCTATAGGAGAA is from Shewanella sp. MTB7 and encodes:
- a CDS encoding DUF3149 domain-containing protein, with translation MLFWLDLMFGNPIGLLSMIVIFCTIGIMSYLMWMFIQKSKPDK
- a CDS encoding integrase arm-type DNA-binding domain-containing protein, which produces MAKKVTPLTNTQVKQAKPKDKEYSINDGDGLALRVRPNGGKSWFFTYVVPVTKKRFKISFGSYPDVTLAQARRKRDESRSLVAAEVDPQKHKALAEAKERNALENTFQSISNRWLLQKQETKQQSTYLKRERLLAKYLFPQFALI